Proteins from a genomic interval of Spea bombifrons isolate aSpeBom1 chromosome 4, aSpeBom1.2.pri, whole genome shotgun sequence:
- the LOC128491364 gene encoding protein kinase C delta type-like, which translates to MPKKKKIKQEDDVLTMMMEGKCPHNSPMPLPPCFQLPNGHIVLKLKSGYAYSRKSKGMKRHISGRDEPDNKKKRKNTVSEKGTVPRKRKIQNTDKGEVANVKKKRTSAQKVYIEEACSTSQPTGKAASPRLGVEAPTSLESLVFHQELGRGGYGKVLLASDTLNKSKWAVKKVKKKHLRGSIQIEEQVLEMSAGCRFLVQGYSSFETERHLVYVMEYLCGGTLHDYLAVNSILDNNIANFFAAEITCGLKYLHCNGVVHRDLKPGNILLDAAGHVKIADFGLALLNMFGNKTATGRVGTKGYMAPEMIRGEHYDSAVDWWALGVILYEMATGGHPFDDGSDGHVVDTSVLYNTPYLPLWLSLEEKDILTQLLSKQPSSRLKLATNIRCHPFFQSIDWDELEDGRVAPPLQQSHKLRIIR; encoded by the coding sequence atgcctaaaaagaagaaaattaaacaGGAGGATGATGTGCTGACAATGATGATGGAAGGAAAATGTCCTCACAACAGCCCTATGCCTCTCCCACCGTGCTTTCAACTTCCTAATGGGCACATTGTGCTTAAGCTGAAGAGTGGATATGCCTATTCTAGAAAATCAAAAGGCATGAAGAGACACATATCTGGAAGAGATGAGCcagataataagaaaaaaaggaagaacacAGTGTCAGAAAAAGGTACCGTGCCTCGTAAAAGGAAGATTCAGAACACAGATAAGGGTGAAGTGGCAAACGTTAAAAAGAAAAGGACATCAGCGCAGAAGGTGTACATAGAGGAAGCCTGTTCAACATCTCAGCCCACAGGAAAAGCAGCCAGCCCCAGGCTTGGGGTAGAGGCGCCAACTTCCCTTGAGAGCCTGGTATTCCACCAGGAACTTGGAAGGGGAGGATATGGGAAGGTTCTGCTGGCCTCAGATACCCTCAACAAGTCGAAGTGGGCTGTGAAAAAGGTCAAGAAGAAACATCTCAGGGGCTCCATTCAGATTGAGGAACAGGTTCTGGAAATGTCAGCCGGATGCCGTTTCCTTGTCCAGGGATATTCCTCATTCGAGACTGAACGCCATCTTGTCTATGTGATGGAATATCTCTGTGGAGGGACCTTGCATGATTATCTTGCAGTCAATTCAATTCTTGACAACAACATTGCAAATTTTTTTGCGGCGGAAATAACCTGTGGGTTGAAGTATCTCCACTGCAATGGCGTCGTCCACCGTGACCTAAAACCAGGAAATATCCTTTTAGATGCTGCAGGTCACGTCAAAATTGCTGATTTTGGATTAGCCCTCTTGAACATGTTTGGCAACAAGACAGCAACTGGACGGGTTGGGACAAAGGGGTACATGGCTCCTGAAATGATCCGTGGAGAGCATTATGACTCTGCTGTTGACTGGTGGGCATTGGGAGTTATATTGTATGAGATGGCCACAGGAGGACACCCATTTGATGATGGATCTGATGGCCATGTGGTCGACACATCGGTCCTGTACAATACTCCCTATCTCCCACTCTGGCTCAGCTTGGAGGAGAAAGATATATTAACACAGCTTCTGTCCAAGCAACCGTCTTCTCGGCTGAAGCTGGCAACCAACATTAGATGCCACCCATTCTTCCAGTCAATTGACTGGGATGAACTTGAAGATGGCAGAGTCGCTCCCCCATTGCAGCAGTCACACAAACTCCGGATCATTCGCTAG